One part of the Parabacteroides distasonis ATCC 8503 genome encodes these proteins:
- a CDS encoding glutamine synthetase III, which yields MSKLRFRVVESAFEKKATELTTPAERPSKYYGELVFNREKMFKYLPERAYERLVDSIDNGTPLDRETANAVASGMKKWAMEKGATHYTHWFHPLTEGTAEKHDAFIEHDGKGGVLEEFEGKLLIQQEPDASSFPNGGIRNTFEARGYSAWDPSSPAFIVGDTLCIPTIFIAYTGESLDYKAPLLKALEAVNKAAVDVCHYFNPDVKKVYAYLGWEQEYFLVDEGLYAARPDLLMTGRTLMGHESSKNQQLEDHYFGAIPTRVMEFMKDLEVEALKLGIPVKTRHNEVAPNQFELAPIFEECNLANDHNLLIMALMRKISRKHGFRVLLHEKPFKGVNGSGKHNNWSLGTDTGILLMGPGKTPEDNLRFVTFVVNVLKAVYTHNALLKASISSATNAHRLGANEAPPAIISSFLGTQLSKVLEHLENSDTEDFNLAGKQGMKLDIARIPELLIDNTDRNRTSPFAFTGNRFEFRAVGSSANCAAAMLVLNAAVADQLRQFKAEVDAKIATGKDKFAAIIEVIRKDIKECKAIHFDGNGYSEAWKAEAARRGLDCETSVPLIFDAYLKDSSVRMFESTGVMTRKELEARNEVKWEMYTKKIQIEARVLGDLTMNHIIPMATKYQSSLIDNVYKMRELFPADKAAHLSSKNMEIIEDIANRTIFIKEKVDEMVNARKIANKIESEREKAIAYHDRIVPMMEAIRYHIDKLELVVDDQIWTLPKYRELLFIR from the coding sequence ATGTCAAAGTTAAGATTTAGAGTCGTAGAATCGGCGTTCGAGAAAAAAGCGACCGAGCTAACCACTCCCGCCGAGAGACCTTCCAAGTATTACGGCGAGCTGGTATTCAACCGTGAGAAGATGTTCAAATATCTTCCAGAGAGAGCGTACGAGAGACTGGTGGACTCCATCGACAACGGTACCCCGTTAGACCGTGAGACAGCGAACGCCGTGGCCTCCGGCATGAAGAAATGGGCGATGGAAAAAGGCGCTACCCACTACACCCACTGGTTCCATCCCTTGACGGAAGGTACCGCCGAGAAGCACGATGCTTTCATCGAGCACGATGGCAAAGGCGGCGTACTTGAGGAATTCGAGGGCAAACTACTGATCCAGCAAGAGCCGGATGCCTCCAGTTTCCCGAACGGCGGTATCCGCAATACGTTCGAGGCCCGTGGCTACTCGGCTTGGGATCCTTCCTCCCCTGCTTTTATCGTAGGAGACACCCTGTGCATCCCGACGATCTTCATCGCTTACACAGGCGAGTCCCTCGACTACAAAGCTCCCTTGCTGAAAGCCTTGGAAGCCGTGAACAAGGCGGCGGTCGATGTCTGCCACTACTTCAACCCGGACGTGAAGAAAGTATACGCCTACCTAGGTTGGGAACAGGAATACTTCCTAGTAGACGAGGGCCTATACGCCGCACGTCCCGATCTGTTGATGACCGGCCGTACTCTGATGGGGCACGAGAGCTCGAAGAACCAACAGTTGGAGGATCATTACTTCGGAGCCATCCCCACCCGTGTCATGGAATTCATGAAAGACCTCGAGGTTGAGGCATTGAAACTTGGCATTCCCGTAAAGACCCGTCATAACGAGGTCGCCCCGAACCAATTCGAGCTGGCTCCCATCTTCGAGGAATGCAACCTCGCCAATGACCATAACTTACTGATCATGGCCCTAATGCGCAAGATCTCCCGCAAACATGGGTTCCGTGTCCTGTTGCACGAGAAACCGTTCAAAGGCGTGAACGGTTCCGGCAAGCACAATAACTGGTCGCTGGGAACCGATACCGGAATCCTTTTGATGGGACCGGGTAAGACGCCGGAAGACAACCTGCGCTTCGTCACCTTTGTGGTCAACGTACTGAAAGCCGTGTACACCCACAACGCCTTGCTGAAGGCCAGCATCTCCAGTGCGACCAACGCCCATCGTCTGGGAGCGAACGAGGCTCCCCCAGCGATCATATCCAGCTTCTTAGGAACACAGTTGTCCAAGGTATTGGAACATCTGGAGAACAGCGATACGGAGGATTTCAACCTAGCGGGAAAGCAAGGCATGAAACTCGATATCGCCCGTATCCCCGAGCTATTGATCGATAACACGGATCGTAACCGTACCTCCCCTTTCGCCTTCACCGGTAATCGTTTCGAGTTCCGTGCCGTAGGTTCCTCTGCGAACTGCGCCGCCGCCATGCTGGTATTGAACGCCGCTGTAGCGGATCAGTTGAGGCAGTTCAAGGCCGAGGTAGACGCTAAGATAGCCACCGGAAAGGATAAGTTCGCCGCTATCATCGAGGTAATCCGCAAGGATATCAAGGAATGCAAGGCGATCCATTTCGACGGCAATGGCTACAGCGAGGCATGGAAGGCCGAGGCCGCACGCCGGGGCTTGGATTGCGAGACCAGCGTGCCTTTGATCTTCGACGCTTATTTGAAAGATAGCAGCGTCCGCATGTTCGAGTCCACGGGAGTCATGACCCGCAAGGAGCTGGAGGCTCGCAACGAGGTCAAATGGGAGATGTACACGAAGAAGATCCAGATCGAGGCCCGTGTATTAGGCGACCTGACAATGAACCATATCATCCCGATGGCCACCAAATACCAGTCTTCCTTGATCGACAACGTATATAAGATGCGTGAATTATTCCCCGCCGATAAAGCCGCCCATCTATCCTCCAAGAACATGGAGATCATCGAGGATATAGCGAACCGCACGATCTTCATCAAGGAAAAAGTGGACGAGATGGTCAACGCCCGCAAGATAGCCAACAAGATCGAGAGCGAGCGGGAGAAGGCGATCGCTTACCACGACCGGATCGTCCCGATGATGGAAGCCATCCGTTACCATATCGACAAGTTGGAACTGGTTGTCGACGACCAGATATGGACCTTGCCGAAATACCGTGAGCTTTTATTCATCAGATAG
- a CDS encoding type II toxin-antitoxin system RelE/ParE family toxin yields the protein MVLKQKNPYWTAKAKEDLKEITKYYKKEVSINMAHKKVKDLKHYADLLADNPLLGFYEQALSSEPQGFRSLVHEHYKIIYFIEDDIIYISAIFDCRQNPDKLRTSIR from the coding sequence ATGGTTCTGAAACAGAAAAATCCATATTGGACAGCCAAGGCCAAAGAAGATTTGAAAGAAATTACGAAGTATTATAAGAAGGAGGTTTCTATCAACATGGCCCACAAGAAAGTCAAGGATCTGAAACATTACGCAGATTTGTTAGCGGATAATCCTCTTCTCGGTTTTTATGAGCAAGCCTTATCCTCGGAGCCGCAAGGCTTTCGGTCTCTTGTTCATGAGCATTACAAAATCATCTATTTTATAGAAGATGATATCATCTATATCTCCGCAATATTCGACTGTCGTCAAAACCCCGATAAATTAAGAACATCTATCAGATAA
- a CDS encoding NAD(+) synthase: MNYGFVKVAAAVPHVKVADCFYNIQQIEGLMRQASQKEVQIIAFPELSVTSYTCMDLFSQETLLRNAEKALLDLVNNTADLDLLTIVGCPLVSGSQLINAAVAFQRGEILGVVPKSYLPSYKEFQEERWFTASSHLQQSMITIGNREVPLDCYLIFEYDEVRVGIEICEDLWVPIPPSSELAMQGANLIFNLSASNELIGKHAYLRSLICQQSARCIAGYVYASAGFGESSTDLVFAGNGIIAENGTLLRESERFSMEEQLVISEIDIQNLQNDRRINTSFMQGYLNHNMDNGTVVSFSLPSRALDLTRVIDPHPFTPSGDALKERCEEIFHIQVAGLAKRVLHAHAQTAVVGISGGLDSTLALLVTVMTFDALKIPRDKIIGITMPGFGTTDRTYTNACDLIRSLGVTLREISIKEACVQHFKDIDHDIHVHDVTYENSQARERTQLLMDVANQANGLVIGTGDLSELALGWATYNGDHMSMYGVNGSIPKTLVKYLVEWVANNKVDEASRTTLLDIVDTPISPELIPADEHGNIKQKTEDLVGPYELHDFFLYHFLRFGASPAKIYFLAKRAFGETYDDATLKKWLHTFFRRFFQQQFKRSCLPDGPKVGSISLSPRGDWRMPSDAMATLWLDEIAGL; the protein is encoded by the coding sequence ATGAATTACGGATTCGTCAAAGTAGCGGCAGCCGTACCACATGTTAAAGTGGCTGACTGCTTTTATAATATTCAACAGATCGAGGGATTGATGCGCCAAGCGTCCCAAAAAGAGGTCCAGATCATCGCTTTCCCCGAATTATCGGTTACGTCTTACACTTGCATGGACTTGTTCTCGCAAGAGACCTTACTCAGAAACGCCGAGAAAGCCTTGCTGGATTTAGTGAACAACACCGCCGATCTGGATTTACTAACGATCGTAGGTTGCCCGCTTGTCAGCGGAAGCCAACTGATAAACGCCGCCGTCGCTTTCCAACGGGGCGAGATACTAGGGGTAGTGCCCAAGAGCTACCTGCCCAGCTACAAGGAGTTCCAAGAAGAGCGTTGGTTCACGGCCTCTTCACACCTACAGCAATCCATGATCACGATCGGTAACCGGGAAGTGCCGTTGGATTGCTACCTGATCTTCGAGTATGATGAGGTACGCGTGGGTATCGAGATCTGCGAGGATCTTTGGGTTCCCATCCCTCCCAGCTCCGAGCTAGCCATGCAGGGGGCGAACTTGATATTCAATCTATCCGCCAGCAACGAGTTGATCGGTAAGCATGCTTACTTACGATCCTTGATCTGCCAGCAATCCGCACGTTGTATCGCCGGATACGTCTACGCATCCGCCGGTTTCGGGGAATCCAGTACCGACCTCGTATTCGCGGGAAACGGTATCATAGCGGAGAACGGCACGTTGTTAAGGGAATCCGAGCGTTTCTCCATGGAGGAGCAACTCGTTATCAGCGAGATCGATATCCAGAACTTACAGAACGACCGACGGATCAACACCAGTTTCATGCAGGGTTATCTCAACCATAACATGGATAACGGCACCGTAGTCTCATTCAGCCTTCCCAGCCGGGCGCTGGACTTGACCCGGGTAATCGACCCGCATCCCTTTACCCCTTCCGGCGATGCCTTGAAAGAACGTTGCGAGGAAATATTCCATATACAGGTAGCGGGACTCGCCAAGCGTGTCCTCCATGCCCACGCCCAAACCGCCGTCGTAGGCATCTCTGGGGGACTGGATTCCACCTTGGCCCTACTGGTCACCGTCATGACCTTCGATGCCTTGAAGATCCCACGGGATAAGATCATCGGCATCACCATGCCCGGCTTCGGGACGACGGATCGTACCTATACCAATGCCTGCGACTTGATACGCTCCCTGGGCGTGACCCTCCGGGAGATCTCCATCAAGGAGGCTTGCGTCCAACATTTCAAGGATATTGATCACGACATCCATGTACATGACGTGACCTACGAGAACAGCCAAGCCCGCGAGCGTACCCAACTTCTTATGGACGTGGCGAACCAAGCGAACGGCCTCGTGATCGGTACGGGGGATCTCTCGGAGCTTGCCTTGGGCTGGGCTACTTACAATGGCGACCATATGTCTATGTACGGCGTCAACGGTAGCATTCCCAAGACATTGGTCAAATATCTGGTGGAATGGGTTGCCAACAACAAGGTAGACGAGGCTTCCCGCACCACGTTATTAGATATAGTAGACACTCCGATCAGCCCGGAATTGATTCCCGCCGACGAGCATGGAAATATCAAGCAGAAGACGGAGGATTTGGTAGGCCCCTACGAGCTGCACGATTTCTTCCTCTATCACTTCCTGCGCTTCGGTGCCTCCCCCGCGAAGATCTACTTCTTGGCGAAGCGGGCATTCGGGGAAACCTACGACGATGCCACCCTCAAGAAATGGCTCCATACCTTTTTCCGCCGCTTCTTCCAGCAACAGTTCAAGCGCAGTTGCCTGCCCGACGGCCCGAAAGTAGGCTCCATCAGCCTCTCCCCGCGTGGAGACTGGCGAATGCCGAGCGACGCGATGGCTACGCTTTGGCTGGATGAGATCGCAGGGCTTTAA
- a CDS encoding ATP-binding protein, which produces MRYLNKIVFINSAAIRYSEVQLDGNIHLIGTQGVGKSTILRAILFFYNADTQRLGIPVEKKSYQDYYFPYADSSIIYEVAREDGWFTVLSYKTMNRICYRFIASPYRPDLFIDEEGAPYPSDRIRSVLDKNGIKYSGAISTYEEYRNILYGNSDNKRDYSCYSLMESGSYQNIIRTIQNVLLNSRLEADYIKQTIITSLNEADSVIDLSRYRSHLSGFEAQLNDIGVFREPGMARKAAGISTLSDDIRKRDLRINDLCRQLRGAYLETERILPELSRKIHEQEAVKSDFYKQRDKLDAESKNRTATMEGELAVLKNALSEAEAKRVFYAGKDIQTAMDRCNKLEILQQEQESLVVEKDLLSSKNKEASVLHANLIANLKNELAGFENEKQKQLLAAETEINARREARREYYRRLREESRHSASEEKERLLVDREKRTTEVAALKMRIKTARGQSGTSEELEAVKGRLGNYDANRKDLELKIRELKYELNYQMKEFETAEKHLDEDYQKLAESNEVKIEALSAKLAELTEFLDNQKDSFFNWLSEHKPGWEQTIGQVCDERLLYGKEFTAEVGEGDTFYGIRFTSGIHRNVKTKEDYLTEKKEAEEKRAGIQRFIATARQDLEAAKENLRKQYQSSVKPIKEDIYHAEYELEQLAVRKKEDESRLSALRDQATRLRQEEIRRLEEELNAAEAVLSSIQQEIATLQGKMDRELASLDEQEKDELAALDKELSVAREAISEEIARKKAELEERKSGYDREQLDSLTASGGDPKRLEEIHSRLAYIGGEIKYINETKALIIEYLKDKREMLDKVPDWTAESLRLQQIIHGEREELKKRLADVNRSIFKVDAELKELKESNRKALENREEYHRSTLLDWFTSRESIFSSMNRTDTDGDCRSLVREITIRVSEQSQKLSELRKEITAYTGNFSEDNVFAFKTSFSDDKEYMDFACDLKEFIDEDKVSEYQSRINTRNSDIFRQITADTKSMVSQEGNIRGVVDQINADFKEKNFVGIIQCIEMRIDPSQNKIVNLLKEIKRFNEEYSWDLGQNLFASSADDTATREKATMLLRELIKSMDAYSGNLIRLADFFDLKFRVIENRNDTGFVERLTNVGSEGTDILVKSMVNIMLLNVFKRNASTVFSDFRLHCMMDEIGKLHPNNVAGILKFANDRDILLINGSPTEQDALSYKHIYKLEKDGDSFTRIRRVITQFD; this is translated from the coding sequence ATGAGATATCTCAATAAAATAGTATTTATAAACAGCGCCGCTATCCGTTACTCGGAAGTACAGCTGGATGGAAATATACATTTAATCGGAACGCAGGGAGTGGGGAAGAGTACGATCCTCCGTGCGATCCTTTTCTTTTACAACGCCGATACGCAACGGCTTGGAATCCCGGTCGAGAAGAAATCGTATCAGGATTATTATTTCCCTTATGCCGATTCCTCGATCATCTACGAGGTAGCGAGGGAGGATGGTTGGTTTACGGTACTTAGCTATAAGACGATGAACCGTATCTGCTACCGTTTTATCGCTTCTCCGTACCGGCCGGATCTTTTTATCGACGAGGAGGGAGCGCCTTATCCGTCGGATCGTATCCGCTCGGTGCTCGATAAGAACGGTATCAAGTATAGCGGGGCGATCTCCACGTATGAGGAATACCGGAATATCCTCTACGGAAACTCGGATAATAAACGGGATTACTCCTGTTATTCCTTGATGGAGAGCGGCTCGTATCAGAATATCATCCGTACGATCCAGAACGTCTTGCTGAATTCACGCTTGGAGGCGGATTATATCAAGCAGACGATCATCACCTCCTTGAACGAGGCGGATAGCGTGATCGACTTGAGCCGTTACCGGAGCCATCTATCCGGTTTTGAGGCGCAACTGAATGATATCGGTGTTTTCCGTGAGCCGGGCATGGCGCGGAAGGCCGCTGGGATCTCTACCTTGTCGGACGATATCCGTAAGCGGGATTTACGGATCAACGATCTGTGCCGCCAATTGCGCGGGGCTTATCTGGAAACGGAGCGTATCTTGCCGGAGTTGTCCCGGAAGATACACGAGCAGGAGGCGGTCAAATCGGATTTCTATAAGCAAAGGGATAAGCTGGACGCTGAATCGAAGAACCGGACAGCCACGATGGAAGGCGAGTTGGCCGTGCTGAAAAACGCCTTGTCGGAGGCGGAAGCGAAACGGGTTTTCTATGCCGGAAAAGATATCCAGACGGCGATGGATCGTTGTAACAAATTGGAGATCTTACAGCAGGAACAGGAATCCTTAGTCGTGGAGAAAGATTTGCTTTCTTCCAAGAATAAGGAAGCCTCGGTCTTGCACGCCAATTTGATCGCTAATCTGAAGAACGAGTTGGCCGGCTTCGAGAACGAGAAACAGAAACAATTACTGGCGGCAGAGACTGAGATCAATGCTCGTCGGGAGGCTCGCCGGGAGTATTATCGACGGCTACGGGAGGAATCGCGCCATTCCGCCTCGGAGGAGAAAGAGCGTTTGTTGGTGGATCGGGAGAAACGTACGACGGAGGTCGCCGCCTTGAAGATGCGTATCAAGACTGCCCGGGGGCAGTCGGGAACCTCAGAGGAATTGGAGGCGGTCAAGGGGCGTCTCGGTAATTACGACGCGAACCGGAAGGACTTGGAGCTGAAGATCCGTGAGCTGAAGTACGAGTTGAACTACCAGATGAAAGAGTTCGAGACCGCCGAGAAGCATTTGGATGAGGATTATCAAAAGCTAGCGGAATCCAACGAGGTGAAGATCGAGGCCCTGAGCGCTAAGCTAGCGGAACTGACGGAATTCTTGGATAACCAGAAAGATAGCTTCTTCAACTGGCTGTCCGAGCATAAACCCGGCTGGGAGCAGACGATCGGGCAAGTGTGTGACGAGCGCCTGCTTTACGGGAAAGAGTTTACGGCGGAGGTAGGCGAGGGAGATACCTTTTATGGAATCCGCTTCACCTCCGGGATTCACCGGAATGTCAAGACCAAGGAGGATTACTTGACGGAGAAGAAGGAGGCCGAGGAAAAACGTGCCGGAATCCAGCGCTTCATCGCTACGGCGCGGCAGGACTTGGAGGCGGCCAAGGAGAATCTCCGCAAGCAATATCAATCCTCCGTGAAGCCCATCAAGGAGGATATCTATCACGCGGAATATGAGTTGGAGCAACTGGCGGTCCGCAAGAAAGAGGACGAGTCTCGTCTGTCGGCCTTGCGGGATCAGGCGACCCGTCTGAGGCAGGAGGAGATCCGGCGTTTGGAGGAGGAGTTGAACGCTGCCGAGGCCGTCCTTTCCTCGATCCAGCAGGAGATCGCCACGCTTCAAGGCAAGATGGACCGGGAACTCGCTTCCTTGGATGAGCAAGAGAAAGACGAGCTGGCTGCTTTGGATAAGGAACTCTCCGTCGCAAGGGAAGCTATCTCGGAGGAGATCGCACGCAAGAAAGCGGAGCTGGAAGAGCGCAAATCCGGATATGACAGGGAGCAATTGGATAGCCTGACCGCTAGCGGTGGCGATCCGAAACGTTTGGAGGAGATCCATTCCCGCTTGGCGTATATCGGTGGGGAGATTAAATATATCAACGAGACCAAGGCATTGATTATCGAGTATCTGAAAGATAAACGAGAGATGCTGGATAAGGTACCCGACTGGACGGCGGAGAGCCTGCGCTTGCAGCAGATCATCCACGGGGAACGGGAGGAATTGAAAAAGCGTCTGGCGGACGTGAACCGGAGTATCTTCAAGGTAGATGCCGAGTTGAAGGAGCTGAAGGAGTCCAACCGGAAAGCGTTGGAGAACCGGGAGGAATATCACCGCTCTACCCTGTTGGACTGGTTTACCTCTAGGGAATCCATCTTCTCTTCCATGAACCGTACCGATACGGATGGCGATTGCCGTTCCTTGGTACGGGAGATCACGATCCGCGTCAGCGAGCAATCCCAGAAGCTTTCCGAGCTGCGCAAGGAGATAACCGCCTACACCGGCAATTTCTCCGAGGATAATGTGTTCGCCTTCAAGACGAGCTTCTCGGATGATAAAGAGTATATGGATTTCGCTTGCGACTTGAAGGAGTTTATCGACGAGGATAAGGTCTCGGAATACCAATCGCGTATCAATACCCGCAACTCCGATATCTTCCGGCAGATTACGGCGGATACGAAAAGCATGGTCTCTCAGGAAGGTAATATCCGTGGCGTGGTGGATCAGATCAACGCCGATTTCAAGGAGAAGAACTTCGTGGGGATTATCCAGTGTATCGAGATGCGTATCGATCCGAGCCAGAACAAGATCGTCAATCTGTTGAAGGAGATCAAGCGATTCAACGAGGAATATAGCTGGGATTTGGGGCAGAACCTGTTCGCTTCCTCGGCCGACGATACGGCTACCCGGGAGAAGGCGACGATGTTGCTACGTGAGTTGATCAAGTCGATGGACGCTTATTCCGGCAACTTGATCCGCTTGGCGGATTTCTTCGACCTTAAATTCCGGGTGATCGAGAACCGGAATGATACGGGCTTCGTAGAACGTCTTACGAACGTAGGCTCCGAGGGTACGGATATCTTGGTCAAATCCATGGTGAATATCATGTTGCTGAACGTGTTCAAGCGGAATGCCTCCACGGTATTCTCCGATTTCAGGCTCCATTGCATGATGGATGAGATCGGGAAGCTACACCCGAATAACGTGGCGGGGATCTTGAAATTCGCCAACGACCGGGATATTCTCTTGATCAATGGCTCACCGACCGAGCAGGATGCCCTGTCCTATAAGCACATCTATAAACTGGAGAAGGACGGCGATAGCTTCACCCGGATCCGGAGGGTGATCACGCAGTTCGATTAG
- the dapF gene encoding diaminopimelate epimerase: MTKSIRFTKMHGAGNDYIYVNTMAYPIDNPEELSIAWSKPHTGIGSDGLVLIGSSDIADFSMHIYNADGSEAMMCGNASRCIGKYVYEAGLTQKNKVTLETLSGIKELQLKIEREEVTEVTVDMGMPAVGEMALEVEAGGEIYTGTVISMGNPHLVIFVDEMDQVGLASVGPLLECLPLFPDRTNVEFVQVLKPDEVRMRVWERGSGITQACGTGACATAVAGVVRGKTKRKTKVIMDGGPLTIEWDERSGKVFMTGGAVNVFEGFIKV, from the coding sequence ATGACAAAATCAATCAGATTCACAAAGATGCACGGTGCCGGAAATGATTACATCTATGTAAACACGATGGCCTATCCGATAGACAATCCCGAGGAATTATCTATCGCATGGAGCAAGCCGCACACAGGCATAGGATCTGACGGTTTGGTCTTGATAGGTTCTTCAGACATCGCGGATTTCAGTATGCATATCTATAATGCGGACGGCTCCGAGGCGATGATGTGCGGAAACGCATCCAGATGCATTGGCAAATATGTCTATGAGGCCGGCCTAACGCAAAAGAACAAGGTTACCTTAGAGACCTTATCAGGTATCAAAGAGCTACAATTGAAAATAGAGCGTGAAGAGGTCACCGAGGTCACGGTAGATATGGGAATGCCTGCCGTAGGCGAGATGGCCTTGGAGGTTGAGGCTGGAGGAGAAATTTACACCGGCACCGTCATCTCTATGGGAAATCCTCACTTGGTTATCTTCGTGGACGAGATGGACCAGGTCGGTCTGGCAAGCGTAGGCCCGTTACTGGAATGCCTCCCGCTTTTTCCGGACCGGACAAACGTGGAGTTCGTGCAGGTGCTAAAGCCGGACGAGGTACGGATGAGGGTGTGGGAACGAGGTTCCGGCATCACACAAGCCTGCGGAACCGGAGCTTGCGCCACCGCCGTGGCCGGGGTCGTACGTGGGAAGACAAAGCGAAAGACGAAGGTCATCATGGATGGGGGCCCTTTAACCATCGAGTGGGACGAGCGGAGCGGTAAGGTCTTTATGACCGGCGGAGCGGTCAACGTGTTCGAGGGATTCATCAAAGTCTGA
- a CDS encoding LL-diaminopimelate aminotransferase → MALINEHFLKLQNNYLFSDIAKKVNSFKVTHPKDKIIRMGIGDVTQPLAPAVIEAMHKAVEEMASKDTFHGYGPEQGYPFLIDAIIKNDYASRGVFIEPSEVFISDGAKSDCGNIGDMLRHDNSIGVTDPVYPVYIDSNVMSGRTGVLENGKWSDVVYIPCTAENNFVPDLPSRRVDILYLCYPNNPTGTTLTKDELKKWVNYALANDVLIMYDSAYEAYIQDPNIPHSIYEIKGAKKVAIEFRSFSKTAGFTGIRCGYTVVPKELNAFTLDGQRVQLNKLWNRRQCTKFNGTSYITQRGAEAVYSTAGKQQVTATINYYMTNAKIMKEGLQNCGLTVYGGDNAPYLWLKTPDGLSSWKFFDKLLYEVKIVGTPGVGFGPSGEGYLRLTAFGDRDDTLEAMARLRKWLR, encoded by the coding sequence ATGGCACTAATTAATGAACATTTCCTGAAACTACAGAACAATTACCTTTTCTCCGACATCGCGAAAAAGGTAAACAGCTTCAAGGTTACCCATCCCAAGGATAAGATCATTCGAATGGGTATTGGTGATGTTACGCAACCACTTGCCCCCGCCGTTATTGAGGCGATGCATAAAGCCGTGGAAGAAATGGCGAGCAAGGATACATTCCACGGATATGGCCCCGAGCAGGGATATCCTTTCCTAATCGACGCTATCATCAAGAACGATTATGCCAGCCGGGGAGTCTTTATCGAACCGAGCGAGGTATTCATCAGCGACGGGGCGAAAAGCGATTGTGGAAATATAGGTGACATGCTCCGCCACGACAATAGTATCGGGGTGACAGACCCCGTATATCCGGTCTACATCGACTCGAACGTAATGAGCGGACGCACCGGGGTATTGGAAAACGGGAAATGGAGCGATGTCGTATACATCCCTTGCACGGCGGAAAACAACTTCGTACCGGATCTGCCCAGTCGCAGGGTGGACATCCTTTACCTCTGCTATCCCAATAACCCGACCGGAACGACCTTGACTAAGGACGAATTGAAGAAATGGGTAAACTATGCCCTTGCCAACGACGTGCTTATCATGTACGACTCCGCTTACGAAGCTTATATACAGGACCCGAATATCCCCCACTCTATCTACGAGATCAAAGGAGCGAAGAAGGTAGCTATCGAATTCCGGAGCTTCTCTAAAACCGCCGGGTTCACGGGGATACGTTGCGGATACACGGTCGTACCGAAGGAGCTGAACGCCTTCACGCTGGACGGGCAACGGGTACAGTTGAACAAATTATGGAACCGTCGCCAATGCACGAAATTCAACGGAACCAGTTACATAACCCAACGGGGTGCGGAAGCGGTTTATTCCACCGCCGGGAAACAGCAAGTGACAGCTACTATCAATTATTATATGACCAACGCGAAGATCATGAAAGAGGGCCTGCAAAACTGCGGTCTCACGGTGTACGGAGGCGATAACGCCCCATACCTCTGGCTAAAGACCCCGGACGGCCTCTCCTCATGGAAATTCTTTGACAAACTGCTTTATGAAGTCAAGATAGTCGGAACCCCCGGAGTGGGATTCGGACCGAGCGGGGAAGGTTATCTACGCCTCACCGCTTTCGGCGATAGGGATGACACCCTAGAGGCCATGGCTAGGCTGAGGAAGTGGCTAAGATAA